A portion of the Terriglobia bacterium genome contains these proteins:
- a CDS encoding TolC family protein translates to MIPWANRLRALVFILGPFLICSPLRAQAPSPPVPSKPIRVIAMGEAIQLALEHNQAMRAQRLNVDQSKANEITASLKPNPVYTTTNEDFPIFNPSQLTGDNLRNNQEFLQSISYTFERGGKRQKRTVVAQDTTDLVSKGVSDFERQLKFQVAQAFVNVLLAKSNLQFSNEDLKDFSEVVAINKSRLDAGDISEADYLKIALQKLQLEQDVSGADLALVQSKAALRQLLGYETVAEDFDVLGELGHKKYTLGPDELARQALLERPDFQAAQSAVKLADDTVSLAYGNRARDLTGEWEYKRNGPVNGVGFGFSIDLPVHDRNQGEIARSKVAARQAEESQSATRVGVLTDVVNAYSSFKTNDRIVSLYESGYLGQATQSREISNYAYRKGATSLLDLLDAERSYRAIQLAYRQALAAFMLSAEQINLVVGKQVLQ, encoded by the coding sequence ATGATCCCATGGGCAAACCGCCTCAGGGCCTTGGTATTCATTCTTGGTCCTTTTCTGATCTGCAGTCCCCTCCGGGCGCAAGCGCCGTCGCCTCCCGTTCCATCGAAGCCGATCCGTGTCATCGCCATGGGCGAGGCCATTCAGCTCGCGTTGGAACACAACCAGGCGATGCGGGCACAACGCCTGAATGTCGACCAGTCGAAAGCGAACGAAATCACCGCGTCGTTGAAGCCGAACCCCGTGTACACTACCACAAACGAAGATTTTCCGATCTTCAACCCCAGCCAGCTCACCGGGGACAATCTTCGGAACAATCAAGAATTCCTCCAATCCATTAGTTACACCTTTGAGCGGGGGGGAAAACGCCAAAAACGAACCGTGGTGGCCCAGGATACGACGGACCTCGTTTCCAAAGGCGTCTCCGATTTCGAACGCCAACTGAAATTTCAAGTGGCGCAGGCTTTCGTCAACGTCTTGCTCGCAAAATCCAACCTCCAATTCTCGAACGAGGATCTGAAAGACTTCTCCGAGGTCGTGGCCATCAACAAGAGCCGCCTTGATGCCGGGGATATCTCCGAGGCAGACTACTTGAAGATCGCCCTGCAGAAACTTCAGCTCGAACAGGACGTCTCGGGCGCGGATCTGGCCCTGGTGCAGAGCAAAGCCGCGTTAAGGCAACTGCTCGGGTACGAAACGGTGGCCGAAGATTTTGATGTGCTGGGTGAACTGGGCCACAAGAAGTACACCCTCGGACCCGATGAACTCGCGCGGCAGGCCTTGCTTGAGCGTCCCGACTTTCAGGCGGCCCAAAGCGCCGTCAAGCTCGCTGACGACACGGTCTCTCTGGCGTACGGCAACCGTGCGCGCGATCTCACGGGCGAATGGGAGTACAAGCGAAACGGGCCGGTCAATGGAGTTGGATTTGGCTTTTCCATCGATCTCCCCGTTCATGATCGCAACCAGGGGGAGATCGCGCGCAGCAAGGTGGCCGCTCGGCAGGCTGAGGAATCCCAGTCCGCAACACGCGTCGGCGTGCTCACTGACGTCGTGAATGCTTACTCCAGTTTCAAGACAAATGATCGCATCGTCTCGTTGTATGAATCGGGCTACCTAGGGCAGGCCACGCAATCGCGCGAGATTAGCAACTACGCCTACCGCAAGGGAGCCACTAGCCTGCTTGATTTGCTCGACGCGGAGCGCAGCTACCGCGCCATTCAGCTCGCTTATCGTCAGGCCCTCGCGGCGTTCATGCTGAGCGCCGAACAAATCAACCTGGTGGTCGGAAAGCAGGTGCTGCAATGA
- a CDS encoding efflux RND transporter periplasmic adaptor subunit, translated as MTKLQQRFLAGLPILPAGRQRCAALLLSGLLAIFTSACSTSKEATRPASHEPENNEPSLFVIPANQLPHLQILPVQKTTWALTIRTTGTVDWDNDHTTQAIAQVSGPITRILVDTGTYVKAGQPLLEVSSPDVTTAVAAYRVAHNRLNLATSTLNRSRDLLDHHAIAQKDLEGAQADYNDAATQMQTTLQALRIFGITQKEIEEGEKQGVSISPQLAVRSPISGMVIQKLVFPGQLIQAGATTCFLISNVSTVWVQGHIYEKDLTSVRVGDLVEETSTALPEAFHGVISYIGAMVDPATRTTPVRIVTSNPKGLLKKDLFMDVVIHTQTKKDVLVAPASAVLYNADNQPFVYVQAGADKFAQRLVTIGTQQKDQIEITNGLKEGEKIVSAGSLFLQFANTYQQ; from the coding sequence ATGACAAAACTTCAACAGAGATTTCTTGCCGGGTTGCCGATCCTCCCCGCCGGGAGGCAGCGATGCGCGGCGCTTCTGCTCTCGGGCCTCCTCGCGATATTCACCTCAGCCTGCAGCACGTCAAAAGAAGCCACGCGTCCCGCGAGCCACGAGCCTGAGAATAACGAACCGAGCCTGTTCGTCATTCCTGCGAACCAGCTCCCCCATCTTCAAATCCTCCCGGTTCAGAAGACCACGTGGGCCCTTACCATTCGCACCACGGGGACCGTCGATTGGGACAATGACCACACCACCCAGGCGATCGCCCAGGTGAGCGGACCCATCACCCGGATTCTGGTGGATACCGGAACTTACGTCAAAGCGGGACAGCCTCTCTTGGAGGTTTCAAGCCCGGACGTGACAACCGCCGTGGCAGCTTATCGAGTGGCGCATAACCGATTGAATTTGGCCACCTCGACCCTGAATCGGAGTCGGGACCTGTTGGACCATCACGCCATCGCGCAAAAGGATCTCGAAGGGGCCCAGGCCGACTATAACGACGCCGCGACCCAGATGCAAACCACTCTCCAGGCATTGAGAATATTTGGGATTACTCAAAAGGAGATCGAGGAAGGCGAAAAACAGGGAGTCTCGATTAGTCCTCAACTTGCCGTCAGGTCGCCCATCAGCGGAATGGTGATTCAAAAACTCGTGTTTCCAGGACAACTGATCCAAGCGGGGGCCACGACTTGTTTTCTGATCAGCAATGTGTCGACGGTGTGGGTCCAGGGGCACATTTATGAGAAGGATTTGACCTCCGTACGGGTGGGGGATCTCGTGGAGGAAACCAGCACCGCCCTCCCCGAGGCCTTCCACGGGGTCATTTCGTACATCGGGGCAATGGTGGACCCTGCGACCCGGACCACCCCCGTCCGAATTGTGACGAGCAATCCCAAAGGGCTTTTGAAGAAGGACCTCTTCATGGACGTCGTCATCCACACTCAGACCAAGAAAGACGTGCTTGTCGCGCCTGCCTCCGCGGTCTTGTACAACGCCGACAACCAGCCCTTTGTATATGTCCAGGCAGGGGCCGACAAGTTTGCGCAACGACTGGTCACGATCGGGACCCAACAGAAAGACCAAATCGAAATAACGAACGGACTGAAGGAGGGGGAGAAGATCGTCTCGGCGGGAAGCCTCTTCCTGCAGTTTGCCAACACCTATCAGCAGTGA
- a CDS encoding CusA/CzcA family heavy metal efflux RND transporter produces MINRIVSFALSQRFLIVMAMIFLMIWGVISFQKLPIDAYPDLSPPHVEIITQWPGHAAEEVERLITIPIELEMNGIPQLQALRSISLYGLSSVQMNFQYNTDPYFVREQSFERLPNASVPAGIQPTLAPLFSPSGLIYRYVLQSPDRTPQELKTFEDWVVERHYRAIQGVADDSGFGGATMQYHVLLDPNKLLSYGVTVPQVVQQLGNNNANAGGGFYSSGGQFYYVRGLGLVKTPQDIGNIVVATHNGVPTYVRDVGKVEIGHAVRLGQFGYMKQDDAVEGVILMRVGEQAQVILDKVEQVTENLNKNVLPPDVKVVPFYDRHYLIEETTRTVEKNLLLGMVLVLVILGLLLFSFRTALIVAVTIPFSLLFSFICLDWRHIPANLLSIGAIDFGIIVDGAVVMVENIFRELAARRGQEYHLIDVIRAAARDVERPIFYAIAVIIAGYLPIYALTGPAGRLFQPMADTMSFALVGSLICSLTLLPVLCAFLLKKHIKEPDVKIYERIRNSYGVALGWCLRHRAVTTLICVGIFGASLLLIPFIGAEFMPHLDEGALWVRATTPYTISFDEAAKLSPQIRNILMSFPQVTTVANELGRPDDGTDPIGFFNNEFYVGLKPYDDASWRGEIRTKPKLIDAIQEKLSAFPGVIFNYTQPAEDAVDEAETGLKSALAVKIFGTDLATLEEKSKEVKRIISQVPGITHISIVQELGQPSLLIVPDRDKIARYGLNVGDINTLIETAIGGKAASQVIQGERQFDLVVRMQEPFRENMDAIRNLLIATPDGQHLPLSQFADIQVSNGASFIYRESNSRYVGIQFSVEGRDLASAIGEARKKVDQQVKLPIGYSFDWGGEYKEYLAARSQMKIIVPLTVLIILLILFALYGNMKFPLIIMFSVLVTQPVGGLLALKLTGTDFSVSSGLGFVALMGVAVQTSVILYSFINKLRLEGKDPLTATYEASLLRLRPILMTALVACFGLLPAAMSTGIGSDSQKPFAIVIVGGMISRLLLSIFLAPVLYALVARKDDVLKV; encoded by the coding sequence ATGATCAATCGCATCGTATCCTTCGCGCTTTCCCAGCGATTCCTCATCGTCATGGCCATGATCTTCTTGATGATCTGGGGGGTCATTTCGTTTCAAAAGCTGCCCATTGATGCGTATCCCGATCTTTCGCCGCCGCACGTGGAGATCATCACGCAGTGGCCCGGCCACGCCGCCGAGGAGGTGGAGCGCCTCATCACCATCCCGATTGAATTGGAAATGAATGGCATCCCCCAATTGCAGGCACTGCGCTCCATCTCCCTGTACGGACTGTCATCAGTCCAGATGAACTTCCAGTACAACACGGATCCCTACTTTGTACGCGAGCAGTCCTTCGAAAGACTCCCCAACGCCTCGGTGCCGGCGGGCATTCAGCCCACCCTCGCTCCCCTGTTCAGCCCGAGTGGATTGATTTATCGCTATGTCCTCCAGAGTCCCGACCGAACGCCTCAGGAATTGAAGACCTTTGAGGACTGGGTGGTGGAACGGCATTATCGCGCCATCCAGGGTGTGGCCGATGATTCAGGTTTTGGCGGGGCAACGATGCAGTACCACGTCCTGCTGGATCCGAACAAGCTCCTCTCTTATGGTGTCACGGTCCCCCAGGTTGTGCAGCAGTTGGGCAATAACAACGCCAATGCGGGGGGAGGATTCTATTCATCCGGAGGCCAGTTTTACTATGTCCGGGGCCTGGGCCTGGTGAAGACCCCTCAGGACATCGGAAACATCGTCGTCGCCACGCACAACGGGGTCCCCACCTATGTGCGCGACGTGGGCAAAGTCGAGATTGGCCACGCTGTCCGATTGGGCCAGTTCGGTTACATGAAGCAGGATGATGCGGTTGAGGGTGTGATTCTCATGCGGGTGGGAGAGCAGGCGCAGGTGATTCTTGACAAGGTGGAGCAGGTCACTGAAAACCTAAACAAGAACGTGCTTCCCCCGGATGTGAAGGTCGTCCCCTTCTACGACCGGCACTATCTCATCGAGGAAACGACCCGCACGGTGGAAAAAAACCTCCTGCTGGGCATGGTCCTGGTCCTGGTCATCCTGGGCCTGCTTCTCTTCAGCTTCCGCACAGCGTTGATTGTGGCCGTGACCATCCCCTTTTCCCTCCTGTTTTCCTTCATCTGTTTGGACTGGAGGCACATTCCGGCCAACCTGCTTTCGATCGGGGCGATTGACTTCGGCATCATCGTCGATGGCGCGGTGGTCATGGTGGAGAATATCTTTCGCGAACTCGCGGCGCGCCGCGGACAGGAGTACCACCTGATCGATGTCATCCGCGCGGCGGCGCGGGATGTGGAACGCCCGATTTTCTATGCCATTGCCGTGATCATTGCAGGCTATTTGCCCATTTACGCGCTGACCGGGCCCGCCGGCAGGCTGTTTCAGCCGATGGCCGACACCATGTCTTTTGCCCTGGTGGGGTCGTTGATCTGCTCGCTGACCTTGCTCCCTGTCCTGTGTGCCTTCCTTCTAAAGAAACATATCAAAGAGCCGGACGTGAAGATCTACGAACGCATTCGGAATTCTTACGGGGTGGCGCTGGGCTGGTGTCTGAGGCATCGCGCGGTCACCACCTTGATCTGCGTGGGAATTTTTGGAGCCTCCCTGCTCCTGATCCCTTTCATCGGCGCGGAATTCATGCCTCATCTGGACGAAGGGGCCTTATGGGTCCGGGCCACAACACCCTACACGATTTCCTTCGATGAGGCTGCGAAGTTGTCGCCCCAGATCCGGAACATCCTGATGAGCTTTCCGCAAGTCACCACGGTCGCCAACGAGCTGGGCCGGCCGGACGACGGCACAGATCCCATCGGGTTCTTCAACAACGAGTTTTACGTCGGTTTGAAGCCTTACGATGACGCTTCATGGCGGGGTGAAATTCGGACCAAACCGAAATTGATCGACGCCATCCAGGAAAAACTGTCTGCCTTTCCCGGGGTCATCTTTAATTACACGCAACCGGCCGAGGACGCCGTGGATGAGGCTGAAACCGGATTGAAGAGTGCCCTGGCGGTCAAGATTTTTGGCACGGATCTGGCCACTCTCGAAGAGAAATCCAAGGAGGTCAAACGCATCATTTCCCAAGTGCCGGGAATCACTCATATCAGCATTGTCCAGGAACTGGGTCAGCCCAGCCTCCTTATCGTGCCCGACCGGGACAAGATCGCGCGTTACGGGCTCAACGTCGGCGACATTAACACGCTGATTGAGACGGCGATTGGGGGAAAAGCGGCCAGCCAAGTCATCCAGGGAGAACGCCAATTTGACCTGGTTGTCCGGATGCAGGAGCCATTCCGGGAAAACATGGACGCCATTCGGAACCTGCTGATCGCCACCCCCGACGGCCAGCATCTTCCTTTGAGCCAGTTTGCTGATATTCAAGTCAGTAACGGCGCTTCTTTCATCTACCGCGAATCGAACTCGCGTTACGTCGGGATTCAGTTCAGTGTGGAGGGCCGGGACCTTGCGAGCGCCATCGGAGAAGCGCGAAAAAAGGTGGACCAGCAGGTCAAGCTTCCGATCGGTTATTCGTTCGATTGGGGGGGCGAATATAAGGAGTACCTGGCGGCGCGCTCCCAGATGAAGATCATCGTTCCTCTGACGGTGCTCATCATCCTGCTCATTCTCTTTGCCCTTTACGGCAACATGAAATTCCCCTTGATCATCATGTTCAGCGTGCTCGTTACCCAGCCGGTCGGCGGCTTGCTGGCCCTCAAGCTGACGGGAACGGATTTCAGCGTTTCCTCGGGGCTTGGATTTGTCGCCCTGATGGGTGTCGCCGTCCAAACCAGCGTGATTCTTTACTCTTTCATCAACAAGCTTCGCCTCGAAGGGAAGGACCCCCTCACGGCGACTTATGAGGCCTCCCTCCTGAGGCTCCGCCCCATTCTGATGACCGCGCTGGTTGCCTGCTTCGGTCTTCTTCCTGCCGCCATGTCGACCGGGATCGGCAGCGATTCGCAGAAGCCGTTCGCCATCGTCATCGTCGGCGGGATGATTTCGCGCCTGCTTCTGTCCATCTTTCTCGCCCCGGTTCTGTATGCCCTCGTTGCCCGCAAGGATGATGTACTGAAGGTTTGA